The Argiope bruennichi chromosome 9, qqArgBrue1.1, whole genome shotgun sequence nucleotide sequence TGAATTTCGCTGCTTCATAACATGAGACTGAAggtatatataaattatagaagtaaagggaaaaacataataaatacgACTGTGTTtaacaaaactattatttttcagtaACACTTTCTCCCTTTCTACAAACACCCTTCTTTGTTGGAAGTGGGAAATCAATCGCTATCTTTTCAAACGCATTATTATGTGCGAAATAGTAAAAAacgtaatagaaaaaaatggcaggAATTGTTCAATTTTTAGCGATTGACTTCCAGTTTAGCAAGAGAAGGATTATGCGTCTAAATGTGTTAGATAAAATTATGtaagaatttttatacattcatttaactgaaattataaaataataaagaaaacaattcgaTTCAGTTACATTTACACATTTACGTACGGTTTTGAAGCGATGTCATAGCGTTATAATTTTGAACACTGGTTATTTAATAAGGATGACACCTGAATTGCCAGCTATGATCATTCTCCAAACTTCTCCAGCTAGAAAATGTATGGCTCTAACGGATTTAGTGCATAACACGTCCATTTATATAAAGATTCTTAGTAGAATCAAGCGCGATTCTTTTGAAGAACTTCTGGAACTAAAGATTTCTGTGGCCACGAAATCGAGATCTCATTCCCAGAGAACAGATGCcccatttatttaatcttttgctatttttgtgttttaattaatCTGTAACGTTAACTGAGATTTTCTTTACGACTGTTCTATTACGGCGGCTAAAACGAAGTGTTGTTTCACCTTACCAATGATGTTTAAATGCCTCATGAATCAGCGGAAGTGGCCTCTGAAACTTTCctgtatactctctaataaatgtaatcTTGGGTATTTTTAATCGCATGCCATTACCGaataaaaattacgaaagaaCCAATTAACATGCGATCGTTGGGGAATTTTTCAAGATCAAATGCAAGGAAACGATTAATACATACACACTAGAACACCCAATGTGTATTTTGAACATCTTTTATCCAATCGATTGTAACCAAAAAACTacgattgaagaaaaaaaatcatacgaaattttacatattaaatcattatgtttttgcgttatcgcgtttacatgtttaacaaagtacagaccaacagacagtcaaccccttgacggatttgattcaaaatttgcaacaaattttacccatctatcTCTTTTATGCTGTAGAGaacgcgttaacttatattcggacagtcgAAGTTTCtcttaatggatttcgttcaaaatttgagagatttacatatttggtataaagaccacgTGCAAAATTTCATCCCTCaagctaaaagcatttttgaattattgtgtttacagacaAACAGATACAATTCCAAAAGTATGTTCTCGGGATGTGTCTGGgatgtctgaaatgtggagatttgtcaaaatctcgaatttaagTATTCTGattgtatacttcgtatatgaaaaagtaaaaaggaaaatacTATTAAGCATTATTAAAGCAGCACTAAAatacattaaccctttctagggccgtgggaagtatgcttctcaccaaatttatcaatctttgtatggaattatgtaggttggcataagttctgacacatttttttagtaagtcagaaacttagatgcttcatttctttatctcagacaaaatgatgtgtcttgatttgttacttaattattaattaaccaaattaattaattaatgaaattaaatttatttaataagctaaatgaatcccttttcttattctaatttcaaccctaaaaatattttaacataatatgactagaaaaaaatggacctttaaagtgttaaacaataaaagaaagccTTAAGATTATACATCAGCATTTTCAAGAAACAGTGTGATAAAGCAGGAAGGAATTGAAAATTTGGAGGAAATTAACTCAAGaattttttagggggggggaaactttactaatatttttattaatattatacctTGAGGTATTCAAACAGAAAGTATTACaatcctgaaaaaaattaatattaagattttcatGAATTGTTACGTTTTAGACACCCTCAAATGccagaaatacatttttagctTTATGTCTGTCTTTGAATAAGATATCTCAAAATGCATTGAGCaagaatgaaatatggtatgtagTCCTAATAACATCTTCATAGATATATCTCAAATTTTGGGCGATATTGGGCAAAGAAAGTCTATCTTTCCAAATGGATGTAGATGTGATACACCAAAACTGCAGAactctatataaatgaaatttcctaCATAGTTTTATCATCTGATATTTaaatgtgtactgaattttaaaccaaatctgccAACGAGATAACcatttgtctgtctgtttatttgaatgtatatgaacgtaaaaacttaaaaatgcaaaaatttagataaatgaaatttggtatactattTTATGATCAAAATGTAGATCCGAGTTAATTTACAACCTGATTCAATCTATTGAAAGGAAGGCGATCGAGAATTATTTTACTATGAAACGTAAAAAGCTGTTTATTGAGTTATATCACGCAGAAGGTTGTTTGAGGAGAGTCGCACGTGCCGACTTCACGTCGCCGTGGAAGCTGCATATTATATTCCTATCGTAACTTCAGAGAATAGATTTTTGAAAGGAGAACCGTCGTTATATTGCCTGGTTCCGATGGTACATGAATAtagttcaatatttaaaaattttttaaggaactaaattcgttaaaaaaaatatctaaagttaAATTGAATTGCAAAAAATCTGTCTCCAATTTAGGAAAGGAATTCACAGAACAGAAAATGAGAATATATGACAGATAgacgtattttttattttttggcaacAGCATTTTGACTTGCAATAAACTTTTGCAGTTAAGCGAATTTTcgcattccatttttaatttatattcctcGTTAAGAACAAAATCTATAAccgtttttaatttcaatcagaATACATTATCCTTTAAGCGCAATTTTTTGTTCGATATACCGaaacagatttattaataaaagcggGAGGCTCCTGAAAACATTTGCGCAGAAAGATTTCTGATTTATAGAGAAAGGACTATATTTGTTGTGTATAGGCAAACAGTGTAGAAAGGAGATAAAAAAAGTCTGCTATcggaaaaatgtatataaattgatGTTACTCAAAACTGAgtgaaaaattagtaataaattcaaCATTCGAGTGCAGTTAAGCAATGAAAACATTACACaaacagtatttatattttaaatgtttataattactaaatttagtttttttaaatttacaaaatctgCAAATTAGCAGGCTTTTTaacgaaataatataaaatgctaacTGAAACAAACACAAAAAGATAATTTGTGTTTTCCTCCTTCCTATAAAAAGCTCTGACGTACGAAAAGCGAATAACAAATTATTGACGTCATCGATAAGATAAACGAGGATCAATCTAGCAAAGAACATTTATCAAGCCGACAACAAATGCAAATctctttaaaagttcaaaaaaaattgaaacaaactgattaatttaagataagaaattatttaataaatccaCAGTGAAATTTTCCCACAGATATTATGTGATGctaaagataaaagaatttaataaaatattaaattgatacgTCCACAATAGCTAATATTTGGAATACAAACAATTTTTCAggttcaaagcaaaaaaatatttcatttttcataaataatttcgaaatatatattaaatctaagTTTTAAAACTGAAGTGCGCGAAATAgtgcattattttcttataaccGGCAACCATTTTTACTTTATCGCATacataatatgaagaaaaagtataataaagtaatcgtcaaaaaattcgaaaccgagactttgacgaatctccacgttctaGTTCTTCCTgtattcgaaaaacaaatttctggaaaatgtcaGTCAGTCtatctatgacaaaaataactcaaaaacgttttgggGCAGTAggttgaaatttcgtatacggtctttacaccaaatgaataaaatctgctCAGGGAAAgtttgtttgaatataatttagcattataattccaaaatgaagaaagctagctaaataaaatttggtacatagatttagcatctttTGTGAAGAcacctgtaaaattttgaaacaaatccaacaaaggtctgactgtcggtctgtactttcaatacatgttaacacgataattcaaaaatgcaatgacttaaatatataaaaattggtatggaattttgtgattacaagtgtaaatttgtgtgaaatttttatttcaatcgattgagaaaaacgtgtctaaagcacaaattcgattttcggatactatcaaccgcatgctaggaattaatcgccaaataacctGCCAACATGACACGCTACCGTTTAAAATGTACTATTAATTATATAGCAGTGATAATGtgtacacataaaaaaatgctttctagaTTTTAAAGAGTTGTAAAGGCGGTTTTCATGCGATAATATGCTTCGAAATTACTGAggaagtcagccatctaactctccgacccgccacgaaggtacacggatttaaaccataaaaacttaatgaccggaccgccgcaacagcaactttggcgggaactgtggttgagtcctaagggccgtcaccggccacggtacaaccctccccgaaggaagtacgtcccgtcatcgatgggaggagtcaaatcccccacctattagtataccctccagggtggcgagatccaaccaccatgccgaaagcatctcatcctcatttcgaggtgccccaccGGGGGTTGAAATTACTgaggaaaaaaagtcaaaatttcgattcagttttaatgaaaaatactttctttgagAACACTCATCACTCAAgctaaaattagatattaaaactgGCATCTTTATACCTGATAGTTTGCCTTGTAAAATGTTTGAAacgaatttttcatcatttatgttatgtatctggcaacagccagattagagaaaggaactgttatgtatctggcaacagccagattataaaagaaccttccaggctgtgtgacgcgcgcctgcttttttgcttttttgtttcCCGTAGTTCTTAGTTTTGTACTTGTTCGGTGTAGTTGTTGTTATGCTCGTTCGTGCCTGTgcatcttaatactaataaatgttctttgcgTGTATGTAAAACGAATCGTATCGTCTCTCGGTCTACCTAGCATACATGACAAAAGAGTTGGCGACGAGGATGGGATCTTCGAACATTAGTTTTGAATCTTATGATGCGTCTGTGGAAGACTGGTCCAGTTATGTGGAACGTTTAGAATCTTACTTCGTTGTTAATGGGATCGAAGATAAAATGAAAGTCCCTGCTATTTTAAGCCTTATGGGAGCAACAACgtataaattgttaaagaatcTAGCCACTCCCAACATTCCTTCTGAATTGACTTATCAAGATATCGTAAAATTACTTTCGGAACATTTGAATCCTAAACCACTGGAGATGACAGAACGGTTTCGTTTCTACAAGAGGAAGCAATTTGAAGGTGAGTCCATTGCAAATTATTGTGCCGAATTTCAAAAACTGTCGATACACTGTAACTTTGGGAACAATTTAAGTACGATGCTTCGTGATAAATTGGTGATGGGTCTCAAAAacgaaaatatacagaaaaagctGTTAGCAGAGGATAAGTTAACATACGAAAAAGCTAAGAGCATTGCATTCGCAATGGAATCTGCTCAGAGAGATGTGCGTGAAATTCAGAATCAAATggtatcgataaaaaaattacatagttcgcaagataaaactatcaaaaaagatttttctaaatttaagaaatctgaacCTACAAAGAAGTTTGATAAATCTCGGAAATGTTACAGATGTGATAGTACTCAACATTTAGCTCACGAATGTAAGCACAAGAACACTCAGTGTAGGAATTGCTTAAAGAACGGGCATTTGGCAAAAGTCTGCCGCTCAAAACGTAACGAAACAGTTAAACAAATAGAATCTTGTTCTGAAACTGTACCAGTTAATAGCGTTAAATCACCACAACATGCAAGGGAtaagattttattagaaatttttgttgaagggAATAAgtgtttatttgaattagataCTGGTGCTGCTATTAGTTGTATGAAtgtgaatgaatttaagaaactttGTCCGGATGTAGCCATTAAGCCTACCAAATTATTGCTTAGGAATTTCGATAATTCTATGATAACAGCAGCTGGCCAAGCAGTGGTGCAAATTCAATACAAAGATCAAATTAATACAGAAACTATTTATTTGGTACATGCAAAAGTAAATGCAGTTTTTGGTCGTGAATGGTTGAGAAATTTCCAATTAGACTGGAGCTCAATTAAAGCAGTTCGGGTTGGAAATTGTAATTCTCgaaccaataaattaaatatcttgcttCAAAAGTATGAGAACATTTTTTCTCCGGGTATCGGGAAACTGGAAAAGTTTTGTTGCCGTCTTCAAATGAAACCTAATTACAAACCGGTATTTTTTAAACCTCGACCAGTAccatttgctttaaaagaaagaatagaaactGAACTTAAGAGGTTAGTTGCAGAAGACATCATTGAGCCGGTGACATATAGTGAGTGGGCTACACCAATTGTTCCTGTTATCAAGCAGAATGGGAACCTACGAATCTGTGGTGATTATAAGGTGACTATCAACCCGGGACTAAAAATTGAGCAATATCCGTTACCCCGTATCGAGGACATTTTTGCTGAACTGGCAGGAGGGGAGTTCTTTACTAAAATCGACTTATCTGAGGCATACCTTCAAATGTTAGTTGATGAGCGGGACCGACATCTATTGACGATCAATACTCACAAGGGTTTGTTCCGTTACAAGAGAATGAATTATGGTATAGCCTTAGCTCCGGCAGTGTGGCAGAGAGCCATTGAACAAGTTTTATCAGGCATCGCGGGGGTACACGTATTTTTAGACGATATTACCGTAACGGGGAGAAATGATCAAGAGCATTTTGAAAGGTTAGAATTAGTATTACAGAGACTAGAAGAATATGGTCTCAGAGTAAATAAGcggaaaagtgaattttttaagaaatctgtgAATTATTGTGGTCatacaattgataaatttggcctccacaaaacacaagaaaaaatcGATGCAATTACGAAGGTACCAGTTCCAAAAACTGTATCTGATTTGAAGAGTTTTTTGGGGTTAGTCAATTACTACGGAAAATTTATTCCCAACTTATCTACTCGTGTCGCTCCTTTCAATAAATTACTGCAGAAAGGTACTAAATTTTTGTGGACTGCAGAATGTGAAAAAGCTTTCAAGgcattgaaacaagaaattgcTTCAGACCGAATTTTATGCCATTATGATCCTAAGTTACCTCTTGTATTACAAACTGATGCATCACCAGTTGGAATAGGAGCAGTTTTAAGTCACATTATGCCAGATGGTTCAGAAAAACCAGCAATGTTTGCATCAAGGTCATTGACTAAAACGGAACGTAATTATTCGCAGATAGACAAGGAAGCATTGAGTATCGTATGGGGAGTAAAgagattttatcaatatttatttggtCGACATTTTGATCTCGTAACCGATCATAAACCCCTAGTATCAATTTTCGCACCTAATCGTAGTTTACCATGTCTATCAGCAACACGAATGGTTCATTATGCACTTTTTCTCCAAGCATTCAGTTATACAATCAAGTATCGAAACACAAAGAATCATGGCAATGCAGATGCACTTTCACGGTTACCACTAGCAGTTGACAAGGGCTGTGAGTACTTGACTGAAGCAGACGTGACAAATATTTCGCAAGTTGAATTAATGCCTGTTACAGCAACCGACATAGCTAGAGCTACTAAAACTGATAGGAAATTGTTCGAActgtatgaaagtttaaaatctgGAACTGAATTACCTGTGCCTTGGAAAGGTAGAGAATctgaattttcattgcaaaatggaTGCATAATGTATGGTCATAGAGTATGCATTCCTGAAAAGTACCAGAATCAAGTTTTGGAAGAACTTCATGTTGGACATCCTGGAATTGTCAAAATGAAGGCCTTAGCTAGAAGCTACTGCTATTGGCAAGGTATGGATGCCAGTATAGCCAATTTTGTTCAGAACTGTTCAGCTTGTATCGCAACGAGGAACGAACCAGCAAGGATAAATCGACATCCGTGGGAATGGCCAAATGGACCTTGGCAAAGGATACACGTTGACTACGCTGGTCCTTTTATgggtaaaatgttttttgtagtcTCTGATGCATATTCGAAGTGGATAGAAGTCATTCcgatgaaaaatattacagctaGTTTTACAATTCATCATCTTCGTATTCTTTTTGCTCATTATGGAATTCCCTTAACTTTGGTTAGTGATAACGGCGCAAGTTTTACTAGTTacgaatttcgacattttttgaaactgaataatattaaacatataacttcAGCACCTTACCATCCTGCTTCGAACGGACAGGCAGAAAGAATAGTGCAGTTGTTCAAAGCTTCGTTGAATTCCAGTAGAGGTGATTCTGGAGATCTAAAtgtgaaattacaaagatttttattacagtatagaATAACTCCACATTCACTCACGGGAGAAACTCCGAGTGCCTTGTTTTTGAAGAGATGTATTCGCACTAGGCTTGatctttttaaaccaaatttgagaGACAAAGTTGTTCAGAAACAGAGTTCGAGACTTAACACAGAATCTATCTTGCGTGAGTTTCAGGAAGGGGAGAAAGTAGCCGTAAGAAATTATTCCGGACCTAACAAATGGAAAATTGGAACAATTATAAACCGAGATGGAACTTTGAGTTATAGCATACAAgttggaaatgaaatttggaagAGACACGTAGATCAAATAAGGAAATGTGGGAAGTCGATTGAATTATCCCAAGCTGATACTGAAATTCCAATTTAcgataaagaattgaattttccaGATGAGCCAGTATCCGATGATGTTGCTGAATCGGAACCGCCTGCACCTGTACCTGAAGTTGTCCCTGAACCTAAGGATGTACCTGTATCTGCCACTCCAAGTGATGAGATGCCACCTGGGCCTGTACCAGATGCTTCCGGAAAGCCGAAAACTGATGTACCACTCCGACGCTCAAAC carries:
- the LOC129984980 gene encoding uncharacterized protein K02A2.6-like, whose translation is MTKELATRMGSSNISFESYDASVEDWSSYVERLESYFVVNGIEDKMKVPAILSLMGATTYKLLKNLATPNIPSELTYQDIVKLLSEHLNPKPLEMTERFRFYKRKQFEGESIANYCAEFQKLSIHCNFGNNLSTMLRDKLVMGLKNENIQKKLLAEDKLTYEKAKSIAFAMESAQRDVREIQNQMVSIKKLHSSQDKTIKKDFSKFKKSEPTKKFDKSRKCYRCDSTQHLAHECKHKNTQCRNCLKNGHLAKVCRSKRNETVKQIESCSETVPVNSVKSPQHARDKILLEIFVEGNKCLFELDTGAAISCMNVNEFKKLCPDVAIKPTKLLLRNFDNSMITAAGQAVVQIQYKDQINTETIYLVHAKVNAVFGREWLRNFQLDWSSIKAVRVGNCNSRTNKLNILLQKYENIFSPGIGKLEKFCCRLQMKPNYKPVFFKPRPVPFALKERIETELKRLVAEDIIEPVTYSEWATPIVPVIKQNGNLRICGDYKVTINPGLKIEQYPLPRIEDIFAELAGGEFFTKIDLSEAYLQMLVDERDRHLLTINTHKGLFRYKRMNYGIALAPAVWQRAIEQVLSGIAGVHVFLDDITVTGRNDQEHFERLELVLQRLEEYGLRVNKRKSEFFKKSVNYCGHTIDKFGLHKTQEKIDAITKVPVPKTVSDLKSFLGLVNYYGKFIPNLSTRVAPFNKLLQKGTKFLWTAECEKAFKALKQEIASDRILCHYDPKLPLVLQTDASPVGIGAVLSHIMPDGSEKPAMFASRSLTKTERNYSQIDKEALSIVWGVKRFYQYLFGRHFDLVTDHKPLVSIFAPNRSLPCLSATRMVHYALFLQAFSYTIKYRNTKNHGNADALSRLPLAVDKGCEYLTEADVTNISQVELMPVTATDIARATKTDRKLFELYESLKSGTELPVPWKGRESEFSLQNGCIMYGHRVCIPEKYQNQVLEELHVGHPGIVKMKALARSYCYWQGMDASIANFVQNCSACIATRNEPARINRHPWEWPNGPWQRIHVDYAGPFMGKMFFVVSDAYSKWIEVIPMKNITASFTIHHLRILFAHYGIPLTLVSDNGASFTSYEFRHFLKLNNIKHITSAPYHPASNGQAERIVQLFKASLNSSRGDSGDLNVKLQRFLLQYRITPHSLTGETPSALFLKRCIRTRLDLFKPNLRDKVVQKQSSRLNTESILREFQEGEKVAVRNYSGPNKWKIGTIINRDGTLSYSIQVGNEIWKRHVDQIRKCGKSIELSQADTEIPIYDKELNFPDEPVSDDVAESEPPAPVPEVVPEPKDVPVSATPSDEMPPGPVPDASGKPKTDVPLRRSNRIRRPPERLVL